The DNA sequence AAGTGCCACAGTAATTATTTAATATCCAAATATAACAGCCTCTAAATAAAACCTGAAAAAACATATACACCTCCATCACAAGGTATACTCAAAAACCTCAGTATTTCCATTCTTTCCATTCTCACAGACACtttcagtatttttttaagtctaattTTCCATGCTTTCAAAGATCTGTCCTCAGCTGGTTGCAAATTCTGCCTCTGAAAATGTTCTTTTCAAAAATCTGAATAGTGTGGAATtgattttctcctgtctctAAAAAGATGAAAGGGGCTCCTTTTGATGGTCTATCAGGTCTGGAGCGGTTGTGGAGTCCCACGTCCCatgtatatataatttcttGTACACATGGATTGTCTTATATTTCCTCAGAAACATCTCCAGGAAAACTTGCTTAATGCTCTTTTTGAccagaaatgaaataaatgtaggGTGGTCTCTAACAtttgcacagttctgtaattCATTTATCAGTATCAAGAACTTCAAAGATTTCCTAGATGTGTGTGGCCTGCaaactgtgtttctgtgagATTAGCCTCCCCTGCAGTGGTTGTTGTGTGTTGAGATAGGACATCCATCATTTTAGGACAAAGATGACAAAATGTCTGCGGGGTGCCTCGTCCAAGTTAAGTTCTTGAGCCATGACtcaatatgtttgtttttttttattcatgtgtAACCTGAGGATGTTTCTGCTGATCATAATGAAAATCTCTACGGCCTGAAGACCACTAATGCGTTTAATTTATCAAGCTGTTTTTGACACTCCTGTAATAGGTTTGTACAATACATCACAATGCAATCCAATTTTACGAATGTACTCACAATCTCCCTGTGGTACTGCACATGGCTGGGTACAATAGGGAGGACGTCTTTAGAAAGCTTTTGAATAGTATTCCTGTGATCCTCACTGGTTTTCTTGTTGTTCCCTTGTCTGCAACAGACATATAATTAACCTCCCCGTCCAGCTCAGCAAATCAAAGCAGGACACTGAACCTGGGGTCGAGGAGAATGTGATTAGACCAATCCACTGGCTGCAACTGGACCAAACCACAGAATGCTGTAGACAAACAAGAtgtaatttttgttgttgtttcattGCCTATACAGGTCTCTTCTATATCACTTGCACACAGAAAAATCAAAACTTGCTATTTAAATCGATGTGCATGCATTGCCCTTTTCTTATTACATAACCTAAATTACTATCTTCATGTCTTTACataaaatacacatatatacatgcaTTCTTTAACATAAACTGACTTAAAGAAGGTCTATAACGACAACATACATAATGCTGCGTAACTCAACATCTAATAAAGTATTTCAtgtcttcatattcacacatGTAAAGGAGCTACTTTGCTACATTCATGCTTTAATtcagcaacacaccctggacatgaccccagtccaccacagggcatcacattCACAAAAGGCGAGGGTGGAAACCAACGACCGCAGTCACTTTTTTCTTGCTCTTTGAAATTGTAATTTGTGTCTCGCCAGGCCACCACAGTAAATAACAGCATGTTCTTTATGGCCTGTGTGGTTTAATGGCTGGGGGTAGGTAAATCAGgcacatataaaaatatatacatggaATATATATGACAAACATATAAAACTATCTGCCTACCACACGTgcacatacatttatataaagcTGGCACTGAATTTACGTAATTAGAAAACCAACTGAAAGAACCAAATTTACTCTGAGGATCCACATAGAGAAGCTATAATGAAGTGTGAAAGAGTGTCTGTAAGGCTCAGATGGGAAGTCTGGAAGAAGATGAAGCAAGGAAGAGAATCAGAGGAAgaataaaggaaaaaataaaataaaaatgttccatTCCCTGGGAAACCTGAGAACTGTCcatttgtatttactgtttgcACAGCCAACCTTTCCATAGCCCTTACTCAGttgaaaataaattcatttGACCCTCTGATAACAGTAAGcacaattctctctctcactctctgggcTGTGGGATGGTGTGGGAGTTTGCTATCTCCCTCCCTCCAGATGGTGCCGTCTTTTCTTATCTAGAAGAATGGCCGCTGCCTCCATTTTTCAGACGCTCTTATCTGAAAATCCTTTAAATTGAATATTTACTGGGCTGATGTTTCCAGGCGCTCTaggcactctctctctctctctctctctctctctctctctctctctctcactctctctctctctctaatctgtGGGAGAATAAGAGTCTGATTGACTATCAGCTGTAATGGTAAACACTCAGTACAAACAtataaaatctgttttaaaCAAAGATGTATGATTTTAGCTTTTAAGATTATGCATtcctatttttttaaaagtagaaaataaaaatatgtggcCTGCATTAGGGATGCAGAATGTTCTGTTGTTATAAGCATATACTTACCTGAGAAATATTGAGTTATATGTAGATTTGACCGAAAAAGCAGAACATCTTTAATAACATACTTCTATAATGATAGTTAAGGTGGATATATCACACTTTATGAACATTTTCGCATTAGTATTAGCAAATATGTACACAGTTTCAATATAATTGTGTCTCTACACTACATTCCACATACATCTAGGGAAACCTCTATAAAGTTTATAAATGTTGCGGTGGAAGCTATCATTAACCTGGGGACTAACCTGAATAtttctttacaaaaataaattatatatatatatatatatatatatatatatatatatatatatatgcattaaTATTAAACATCAGTCAGTTGTACCACAGCTCAGTGCAACATGTATCTGGCACTGTTCAGTGGCCAAGCTTTTCGGAAATATGTGCGCATTGAATTAATCAGTGCATCTGAGGGTGTAATTGTGAAGCTAAAGTCAAAGCTGTAAGAGCAGATAATGGCTGCTGAATAAAACTCAGCGCTAAAAAGTATTAGAAGATTACACACATCAAACAAGCTCTGCTTAATGTGTTACTGTTGAGATAATGACCTAAAACTAATGGCATTTCAATGATATCTATACGGGTAATGATTTGACCATTATTAGTGACAAGTAATATTTAAATGGTCAGTTTCTCAGATCCATATTAGGCATACAATTGAACGTACTTTCTGTACTGTGGTGAACAGACAGTGTTGTTCAAGGGCAGGCCTAATGTCCAAAATGTCAAGGCTGCAATGCAGCAGATGTTGTGAACTGTTTTACTTTATTAGCaaactacataaaatgttgATGAGCTGGATCTGGTGTGTGGAGAGGGATATTTGAAACAGTGTAAATGCTCTCTCGGATAAATTAgattaagataaaaaaaaaaaatacttaaaatataaCTTTGTTTATGTTATCTATttggggaagtgtgtgtgtgtggggggggggcaagCCTCGCTCAATGTATTGTAGTTATCGCCATCTAGTGGTGACACTACCCCAGCTTTTATTCCACAAATCACTATACAAGAATGAAAGACAGCAGGCAGGAGACCTTGTTCTCACACTaacacaagagcaaagagaaactaggcaagcctccattagccatatagccattgtctcagaggtttttctggaatttcagaaacaggaaagcccaaaatacatactctTGTCATTGGAAAGTCTGGAGAagttttggtgcttcatatcaatgtctttgtttataataataacaaataacaacctataaaaatagtttatcttgtcagttgctgacagtgtgtgtatgaacatggaaagcctgttattttctgttcatacaaaagctacaaaactgaagcactgtgttgagattacattaaagcaacttgtttaccagaaagcaacaagataacattgaagtttttgaacatttctaaaaccaagcaccttaacattttatcaacaaagtaatctatacttgataaaggaacagggcatcatTGGGCACTAGATATTTATCACTGACATTTCTATtagggtctgactgataaaacagtgcagtaacaaattcacagcctcaTTTATTTTACACCTCGCTCTGGTGGCTTTTGGATTTAAAAATCCAGAGATCTTGTCCGTTTTTGtctaaagttaaacaaaaagctggacagatgtaatttactcgtcagaaagtcagtaacggtgagatgtgtccgtgtattcgtgtcgttatagggacagacaagatgactttctttttgttaaatatatagtagaaaacaaaaggctgtgtcacagaaacattctccaaacacaaAGAAGAGACTgagataaatattacctcaacaacgttcaacacatttctgttcgaggctccagtaaaacactgagctgcaccgcggtggatggtggacctacagcgctgaagcggcgccagtgtgtcccaattcagctctcaactctctgactcCTTCAACACTTGAACACACAATTTTTaagagtacttgtccagggaaaagaggacgttTGATCGCCGCAAAcgctggaatgtgaaatatggctgaactaacaacagacgatgtagtggcgccaccttaagttctctctgtgaaatacggctgaattaacagttcctactcactGTATtcagagcaattatattcagatgcataatttcgaagcaaaatattcagaggtgtaaatctgaagacttaaattcaaaagcagcaaaattcagatgcataatttcagtgcaaaaaaagtgagtgctacaaattcaaaggtggtaatatttcaaagtctgatgaaaGAGATTTGCTCCCATACCAGTCAGTCAGTATTCGCTTATGTGTTTTCTAGGCAGGGCCAGTAGACAGTCCggcaaaaattttaaaacaactTGCAACtacgggtggcacggtggcgcagcaggtagtgtcgcagtcacacagctccaggggcctggaggttgtgggttcgattcccgctctgggtgactgtctgtgaggagttggtgtgttctccccatgtccgcgtgggtttcctccgggtgctccggtctcctcccacagtccaaaaacacatgttgcaggtggattggcgactcgaaagtgtccgtgagtgtgtgtgtgtctgtgttgccttgtgaaggactggcgtcccctccagggtgtattcctgccttgtgcccgatgattccaggtaggctctggaccccccgcgaccctaaattggataagcggttacagataatggatggaactTGCAACTACATATAAAAGCTAAATAACTGAAAAGCTGgactattttattttgtaaatgtaaacacatttagaatttgatgcctgcaacatacTAAAAAATGGTTTGGTGGCATCTTTAACACTGtgttacacagttacacagtgtCTCACAGTTTCCTTTATACTTAAGAGTCTCACTGTTAATGGTTTGCATTTGAAATTTTTGcccattatttttttatacagaatTTCAGTTGCTCAGCCATCCATGGTCACTGTTGCCTGATTCTCTTCTTCATGATGTGCCTAttttatttcagcaaaacaatACTTGAAAGACCATAATGTAGCATATACAGAATGAGGACTGGCCTTGTCTTCTTGAAATAACTATGGACTTCCAGCAAAGAATGTCTTCTTCTTCCAAATGCATACATCACATATTGTCGCTAAAATCACAAAAGATCACATctcccaaaagaaaaaaaaagtaaaaaaccttaaatttcagtggaactaaaggtacaaagaatataagtcattttggagcattttttggttcattcatcatgaaatttccacacagtgtgaaggacagctgttatgttcaaatgatgtagtaaactaaatatcaacaaaaatggagatacatgttttatttgGACACAACAATATGCAAGTCACCTGTGCAACCCCTTTGACAACCCCATATTCTAagagatgttggcttttgcatCTATTGCTGATAACAGTCTGAATGTTTCCTTTACGCATTAGCACAGAAAACACAATATCCACTCAACAAGATAAAACACTGACTCCTCTGATAGTAGCGCAGGTTACTACTGTCTTTTGGACCATTTGAGATGAGCTTTGCATGATACTAATAACATTTCTTGAAGCAGTTGCTACGGAAATCCTGAGGGGCATTATGAAAGTTTTAAGCATGTTCCTGAGACTAAGTTCAAAATTATAAATTTTTTTCTGCCtgtaaaaaaacacaccaaaaacagctgaaaaaatatttctaatatcACTTGTACAGCTTTAGCCATCAAAagcataaatacatttttttcttcctgaGAATTTCGCAGCTCTCCAGGACAAACCATGCATTTTCTTGAAAACGTAATATCGCCATTTTTAATTGTTGCGTCACataatattgtttattaattatttacattttgtttttaccgGAACAGAACAAAAGAAATGTCCAAGCACTACCAGTTTAAATAGaatggagttttagggccacggaatggaaaaaaaaatataataatacgattcagagaataaagtcagaattctgagaataatcttgGAATAATACGCTGCACGTATAAAGGGGCATACACAACCACAGTGTAATTGAGGAATGCAGTGAGTTGTtgaagtcatactatggtataaAGGTCAGGAATAAATACTCAGTTCTCTGCCACATCTGGACGAGactgtgattagtatttaaaccctaaATCGGTGCAAGAACCCGTTTATTCAGAAGacggcatgtagtttcacaggattcAATTAATGATCATGAATATGATTGATCGAGAGCGTGTGGAACTCCGGCTTGCCCACGACTCCCCATTGCATTATGGCTTATAGACTACATGGATACAATAAACCAAAGCCGTATgcatcgcagtcaggggctgcactgaaGGGGGTTAGTCGTGtggatgtgtttaaaaaataattctgttcacttcactgactgcttctttcacaactcactgtATGGCACATAgactgtgagtctgtctgtctacactttgtaataaataataacccaaaaacccactttattctctgaatcttttttttcagtgccgGTTCTAAATCTCCATCATAGTTTAAGTGTCTAAAGTAAAACAATCTTTCCAGTGTCTTACATGTGACTCGGTGTGAGCTGCTGATGTCCAACTCGTTTTACATTCCAGCTGTGGTCGTTTATGACATACAGATCAGGAGATCAGCCGCCTTGGTGTCAAGAGCGGCATTTAATAAGCTTAATATAAgtggcaaaaataaaaaaaatgaatagccaaatttaaaaaatgaacaatagCAAAACCATGAAAAGTTTAGGAATATATTAATGGCAGAATTGATGTTAATGGAAATGCTGTAAATACAGCAACTGGTTCTAAACCTTTAACAAAATTTTAGTTGCAACAACAACCAGCGTTCAGCATACTGGTTAAAATGTCTATAAATTCAAGTCACATTTCAACGTTATGTCAGATTTACTATGGGATTAAGGTCAGGccagtttgctggccaattaagaacagggataccatggtccttaaaccaggtactggtagctttggctctgtgtgcaggtgccaagtcctgttggaaaatgaaatctgcatctccataaagttggtcagcagcaggaaactCTAAAGTACTCTAAAACTTCTTGGTAGACGGCTGTGTTGACCTTGGACTTCAggaaacacagtggaccaacaccagcagatgacatggcaccccaaaccatcactgactgtggaaactttacactggacctcaaacaacgtggattctgtgcctctcctctcttcctcaaGACTCTGGTACCTTGATtcccaaaggaaatgcaaaatttactatcatcagagaacattcactcagcagcagtccagtcctttttgtctgtAGCCCAGGCAAGATGCTTCTGATgcagtctcttgttcaagagtggcttgacacaaggaatgtgacagctgaaacccatgtcttgcatacgtctgtgtgtggtggttcttgaagcactgactccagctgcagtccagtatTTGTGACTCTTCCCCACATTTtttaatgggttttgtttcacaatcctctcccgGGTGTGGTTATCTCTATTGCTTGTACacatttttctaccacatcttttccttcccttcgcctctctattaatgtgcttggacacagagctctgtgaacagccagcctcttttgcaatgaccttttgtgtcttgctctgcttgtgtaaggtgtcaatggtcgtcttttgtaCAActgtcttccccatgattgtgtagcctacagaattagactgagagaccatatATTAAGGTCTTTtaaggtgttttgagttaattagctgattaaaGTGTGGCACCGGGTGACTTCAATATTGAACATGTcgcaatattctaattttctgagatagtGAATTTAGGCTTTTCATTAattgtcatttataatcatcaaattaaaagaaataaacacttgaaatataccaatctgtgtgtaatgaatgagtataatgtacaagtttcactttttgactgaaattactgaaataaataaactttttcatgatattctaattttatgaccagcatcTGTATGTGCCCGCTGAGTAGCCTTAGAAAAGGCGCGCAAGGCTCCTTTTGGGTCTGGACCAGAGGACCTGCGCTGACAACACTGTAAAGCGTCCGAGAACTGTCATCATCACTGTGCGACTGTTCTCTCCGTCTTTGACAGGAAACTCGATTCAGTTTTCTCCAAATGAATCATCAATTGATTCAGAAGTCCGGTGACTTCTCTTCCGGTAACTGTTCCCTTGGTTCAGCTAATGAAGGATCAACAAGACGAATTATGTGCAGATAAGATGTTTAAACAATTTTAAGGTCAACACATTCGACACAGAGAAGCCAAAAGGAAAAGTTCGAATCAATTGGGATTTATGAATGGGTTCACATATGGTTCAATAAAAGGAACCGATTCAAAAGATCGGTTCTATCTGGAGTGACTGAGTCTTCTTCCCTAGCTGGTTCTCCCTTCAGATCAGACACCACTTTGTGCTCGGGCACCATGCCGCTGCTGCCCGTCGCTCTGCGCGCCTCTGCTGCCGCTCTAAGAACTCTCACAAGGACAAGGCCCTCATACACAGGTAAACACATTTCCGGACATTCTCTGCTGTAACGGTTAAGGTGTCTCTCCTGCACTGGAGCAGTTAGCGGCGGCCAAGACGCGCGTTAGAGCCACAAGGAGATCGACTGCTGATTACAGACTTGAATAGCAGACTCCAGAGACAacatatatttctttatatcATTTTTAGCTGATATTAGAGTAGTATTTTCTGTCCCAATTCTTGCATTATCCAGAAACTGTCGAGAAAagtgtgctgctgctgttagTTAGCTCGTTAGCCTGTTAGCATGTCCTTGTGATGACCCAGTCACTATAACATCAGACTAAAGTCTGTCTGGTCATTTctagaaaacacattttacatcTATCGTAGTAATTTCAATTAATGTATGAAATATACAGACAATTGAATCCCCGAATCCTGTTTCTGATCTTTAAATCAGGGGACAAACTTGATAGTGGATATTAAATATTACCCAATATTGTCCATGAGCATAAACATTCAACTTCCTACCTAACGAACACTTATTGCCAAACGAAAACACATCATAGGTCACATTCAATTACTCTTTTTCTGCTTTTATCTAAATTGATATAGCATTCTAATCATAGTAAACCAAGAGATTTTACAGAGCTGTACTAGTGATTTCTTTATGTTCTTGGGCATCCATGTTATCTTTTAAGTGAAAACTGACAATCTGTATACCTTTTATCCAGCCTGTGTTGCTTCTAGATGCTACTCCCATGCCAAAGTAGAGACAGATGAGGAGTTTGATGCTCGCTGGGTGACATACTTCAGCAAACCTGACCTTGATGCCTGGGAGCTGAGAAAAGGTAAACGAGTATTTACACCCAACCATAGCATCTGATTTTATGCACTCATCTTTTCTGTCTGCTGGGGGCCAATGTAGAAATTTGACTTGGTTTGTACAACCAACAGTAGAGCAGCCCCTGTGTTTAGCTCTTATCTTTGCTATGATGCAAGATAAAGTTCAGCTCCGAGTTTACTTGGTTTGAGGCTTGTGACAAGCTCCTTGTTTACATGGAGTGAGGCTCTAAACAAGCACCACATTTACTCAGCTTGGGGCTCAGAAGAACTGGCATCAAACATGAGACTGCTCAGATTTgtgaaaattaattttattatttattattacttagcttgtgcattttcattttattgagtaatatttcattaaatttaTGTCAGGTGATACATTCAGCATCTTACTGACATTAGGCACATTTTATGCGTTTTCACGAGAAGGTGTACATTTTGTTACCTACGTACATTTTGGTACTGATGAATAGATGGATATTTATGAAAAAAGTGAGTTCATGAAGATTAGTTCAGCTGTGTTTCATGGGGCCCCATGTCTTGACCATCAGTTAGTGTGTATGTAGCCATTTCAAGTAGTAATCTGGGAGGTCATTAAACTGGTTTGGACTCCTGCCTTTGTATATCACTGCAGTCCCATGTATCTTCCGATATAACTTTAtaagagaaggggaaaaaaccttaactttcaatggaagtgaatgtaaaagtaATTTTGTAGCtatttttattggttcattcatcatcagGTCTACACAAGTATTCAAGATGACTCaaaactgacttttttttttgaataaatatttaacagtaTAACTATTTGTTAAGAATTTTACCATGGTTTTCTGAAACCATTAACTGTTTCATGtccagtcatttttgtttatattatttaatcatttaagtTGTAGCTACATTAAGTTGTGGCCATGCATTAAGATTTCATTACACACGTCTTAGTATGTTGTGTATTTCTTTTCTTCAATTGGAAACAGTGTCACCAGCTGGCACCGTAGTATTGGAATTAAGAGAAAATAGATATATTCCAACATTATTAATAGATTTACAGTAATTAATTAAGGCGTGTATTTTAAGCAACTTTATTTTCACTTCAGGTATGAACACACTTATTGGTTACGACCTGGTGCCTGAGCCTAAGATCCTGGACTCTGCTCTGAGAGCCTGCAGGAGGTTGGATGACTTGGCCAGTGCAATCCGCATTCTGGAGGCAGTCAGGGTAAGTGTCCTGCTCTCAAGGCACGAGTGGCTTATTAAACACCTCTAAGATTATAACGGCAATGGCCCCTTAAAGTGCTATTTCTAACTGTGTTTATAGGACACTTAATATTTGAGCATGTATATGGTTTATTGTAGCTATAAATATTACCTATAGAATGACATGACATTTAAACCAGGTTTACAGATTACAGATGCATGTTTGTTCCTGCTTTAACAGTAACTCCTAAGAATGTAAACTGCGTCCACTTGTCAGAGAGCTACCCCAGTCTTCTGTTGTGCTTCTggagattttctttttttatacatattgtttaaaataattgctAATTTAAAGGTATCATTTAAAATTGCCTCTACAGGACAAATCAGGGCCACATAAAGAGATCTACCCATATGTGATCCAAGAGCTTCGCCCTACTCTTACAGAGCTTGGTATCTCCACCCCAGAGGAACTTGGCATTGATAAGGCCTAAACAACCTCATTCAGGACATGTGAGTGTCTCAAACATTTTTGCAGTATATTATTTCTATATTGACCCTCATTCTTCTTGCGTGAAAATAATGTTAATACATAATATAGTGAATCAAAACAATGGTCTGCTTAACACAGAGGGAGTGTGGTGCTCTGGATCGTGTTCTGTATGAAATCCAGACTCAGTGTTCATGTAGGTGTGAAGTTGACACATGCTACCTAGATTAATTATAGGCCAGGTTTCCCTCTTCATGGCAGTGGTGTTCCTTTTAATGACAGCGGTTTATTTCAGCAGTTAATGTGGCACCTTAAACTGTTGGGGTGTGCCCTCAGGGTGATGATTGGCCTATTCCCCAGATCTTAGTCTGATAAAGTACCAGTGggttatattgttttttttttttttttttttttgttttgtttttgcacaCACCGTGAAAACATGGGTTAAAACAAGTTGTGCTGCATTTTATGTAGCTATCAGACACTTCCAAATTGTTTCACCTCGTTGTCTAAGTCTCTGACAGGGACATTTAATACCCAATTAAAGAGAGCTTCCTCAAGCCAAGGTCTGGAACAATGTCTAACTTGTATTATGATTCAAAACCTGTATATTGAAGTAGCCTAGTCGTAAAATAAACATTGTATGTAGTCAGCAAATGAATGTCAAATCAATTACAATtcaacaatttcacacagaacTGAATGAATTATAAATAACTAACAccataaatgttttttaatttaaaaaaataaacaagaaaattaatgcatatatattaataataaaataaagtaccTAATAAGTAGCTCCAAATGACGCTTCTCACAAGTGCTTTTTCGGACTAGAGCCTCAATATCACTGACCCTCGCAGCCCAATCACTAAACTGATGGATCTttttttcaaaaagaaaaaaaacaacatcaaacTGAGTGGCTCATTTGGCTAAAGGCCAGGACTTTACAGATTCTGAGTGTTCTTGTTGACTACTTGAATATGATTGGCTGAATTGTGTCATGTGTTATATGTACAAGCATGTGTTTGGTCTTTCAGTCTCCTGGGTCGCTAGACATTTATTGTAAAATCTAAAAAAGTTAAATGGCTggttaaaataaacacactgttAAAATTTAAGTAGTTCTCAATTGTTTATAGGTTATTAATGCAGGTCCAGATTGGCCACTGCAATTGACCTGTTACTGACCAagcaaaaatgaccaaaaaaaacagcatttctACTCCTTTCAAAACACTGCAGGGCTTATTTCTTGTTtcaaggagcaatctgtaatactgacaccaagtgtTTCAAATGGGAATCACAATACAGATTCACAACACTGGAGAAAACTTTCTGATTCTACTCCTTCCTCCTCAAACGCTATGCTCAActaggttgccagtttgaggaactGAACATGCACAAACAAGCAAGA is a window from the Hoplias malabaricus isolate fHopMal1 chromosome 11, fHopMal1.hap1, whole genome shotgun sequence genome containing:
- the LOC136709680 gene encoding cytochrome c oxidase subunit 5A, mitochondrial-like, whose protein sequence is MPLLPVALRASAAALRTLTRTRPSYTACVASRCYSHAKVETDEEFDARWVTYFSKPDLDAWELRKGMNTLIGYDLVPEPKILDSALRACRRLDDLASAIRILEAVRDKSGPHKEIYPYVIQELRPTLTELGISTPEELGIDKA